One window of Candidatus Microthrix subdominans genomic DNA carries:
- the rpsP gene encoding 30S ribosomal protein S16 has protein sequence MAVRLRLTRVGKKKQPTYRIVAADRRSPRDGRFIEIIGTYNPRAEPSAIKVDNTAALKWLKNGAQPSERVKKLLELSGAWAAHTTGADAPEMFEVPEPTAAPEPTSEPVSAVADGSDA, from the coding sequence GTGGCCGTACGCCTCCGCCTCACCCGGGTGGGCAAGAAGAAGCAGCCGACCTACCGCATCGTCGCTGCTGATCGACGCTCCCCCCGCGATGGCCGATTCATCGAGATCATCGGCACCTACAACCCGCGGGCGGAGCCTTCGGCGATCAAGGTCGACAACACCGCCGCTCTCAAGTGGCTCAAGAACGGTGCCCAGCCCTCCGAGCGAGTGAAGAAGCTGCTCGAGTTGAGCGGCGCCTGGGCCGCCCACACCACCGGGGCCGACGCGCCCGAGATGTTTGAGGTGCCCGAACCGACCGCAGCGCCGGAGCCGACCTCCGAGCCGGTCAGCGCCGTGGCCGACGGGAGCGACGCGTGA
- the rimM gene encoding 16S rRNA processing protein RimM, protein MGRLLKPHGLAGEMVVQLLSDRTERVAKGSVLYHEGGALTVRSSRPHQDRYLVRFDEVSSREQCDALRGRTLTAPPLDDADGYWVHELVGATVVTADGVERGVVESVQANPANDLLVLDGGALVPVTFIVDGPADGRVTVEVPDGLFELYA, encoded by the coding sequence GTGGGCCGCCTGCTCAAGCCGCACGGCTTGGCCGGCGAGATGGTCGTCCAGTTATTGAGCGACCGCACCGAGCGCGTGGCCAAGGGCTCGGTGCTGTACCACGAGGGTGGCGCGCTGACCGTGCGGTCGTCACGCCCGCACCAGGACCGTTATCTGGTGCGCTTCGATGAGGTGTCCAGCCGCGAGCAGTGCGATGCCCTGCGCGGACGGACGCTGACTGCGCCGCCCCTCGACGACGCCGACGGCTACTGGGTGCACGAGCTGGTCGGGGCGACGGTCGTGACCGCTGACGGCGTCGAGCGAGGTGTGGTCGAATCGGTGCAGGCCAACCCGGCCAACGACCTGCTGGTGCTCGACGGCGGCGCCCTGGTTCCGGTGACGTTCATCGTCGACGGGCCCGCCGACGGTCGCGTCACCGTTGAGGTGCCCGATGGGCTCTTCGAGCTCTACGCCTGA
- a CDS encoding KH domain-containing protein has translation MSDLTRASEVAEYLAKSLADEPDAVSVAVNTDGDTPQIDVTVAQGDLGRVIGKRGRVANAFRTVVRAAAHLDDSQVDVEFDS, from the coding sequence GTGAGCGACCTCACCCGCGCCTCCGAGGTGGCCGAATACCTCGCCAAGTCGCTGGCCGACGAGCCCGACGCAGTGTCGGTTGCGGTCAACACCGATGGGGACACCCCACAGATCGACGTCACGGTCGCCCAAGGCGACCTCGGCCGGGTGATCGGCAAGCGCGGTCGCGTGGCCAACGCCTTCCGCACCGTCGTTCGCGCCGCCGCTCACCTGGATGATTCCCAGGTGGACGTGGAGTTCGACTCCTGA